One window of the Saccopteryx bilineata isolate mSacBil1 chromosome 2, mSacBil1_pri_phased_curated, whole genome shotgun sequence genome contains the following:
- the BHLHA9 gene encoding class A basic helix-loop-helix protein 9 gives MHRGIPGPGLRGLKGAESSAKDLGGSCSEAGRDFGVLRKNGAPRGLDEAEEVPNSRKRTRPVRSKARRVAANVRERKRILDYNEAFNALRRALRHDLGGKRLSKIATLRRAIHRITALSLVLRASPAPRWPCGHLECHGQAEWAGDTGSSPPRPALPSAGLFAPCCASCSPHTSLGRPVTEAQCLAQASSGSWRRCPGAPFTWPLGHPRVGSGLGYQHP, from the coding sequence ATGCACCGAGGCATTCCGGGACCAGGCCTCAGGGGCCTGAAGGGGGCCGAAAGCTCTGCCAAGGACTTGGGGGGCTCTTGCTCAGAGGCTGGGAGGGATTTTGGCGTGCTGAGGAAGAACGGCGCCCCGCGCGGCCTGGATGAGGCAGAGGAGGTGCCGAACAGTAGAAAGCGCACTCGGCCCGTGCGGTCCAAGGCGCGGCGGGTGGCGGCCAACGTGCGGGAGCGCAAGCGCATCCTGGACTACAACGAGGCTTTCAACGCGCTGCGACGGGCACTGCGGCACGACCTGGGTGGCAAGAGGCTCTCCAAGATCGCCACGCTGCGCAGGGCCATCCACCGCATCACCGCGCTCTCCCTGGTCCTGCGCGCCAGCCCTGCGCCCCGCTGGCCCTGTGGGCACCTGGAGTGCCACGGCCAGGCTGAGTGGGCCGGGGACACTGGCTCCAGCCCGCCACGGCCCGCCCTGCCGTCTGCTGGGCTCTTCGCACCGTGCTGTGCCTCGTGCTCCCCGCACACGTCCCTGGGACGGCCAGTGACAGAAGCGCAGTGTTTAGCTCAGGCCTCCTCTGGAAGCTGGCGCAGGTGTCCAGGGGCACCCTTTACCTGGCCACTGGGCCACCCGCGGGTGGGCTCCGGGCTGGGCTACCAGCACCCCTGA